One Paroedura picta isolate Pp20150507F chromosome 3, Ppicta_v3.0, whole genome shotgun sequence genomic window carries:
- the LOC143833428 gene encoding gametocyte-specific factor 1-like, translating to MADNYIDALDPEKLMQCPYDKNHQIRACRFPYHLVKCRKNHPDIVEQLVTCPFNARHQVPRAEISQHISSCDDKRFIEQDIANQLANCRKEPTVMSMWQSPPCAEDWDKDLGDESKPVFIWGVSRCEANSFGSNTTREQKNHLPSGLRIPKSLPYVLPWKNSSGAGN from the exons ATGGCCGACAACTACA TTGATGCTTTGGATCCTGAGAAATTAATGCAGTGTCCGTACGACAAGAATCATCAAATAAGAGCATGTCGGTTCCCCTACCACCTCGTCAAATGCCGCAAG AACCACCCCGATATTGTGGAGCAGctggtgacatgcccctttaaCGCCCGTCACCAGGTCCCCAGAGCAGAGATCAGCCAACACATATCCAGCTGTGATGACAAAAGATTCATTGAGCAAGACATCG CAAATCAGTTGGCCAACTGCAGAAAAGAGCCCACCGTAATGAGCATGTGGCAGTCCcctccatgtgcagaagactggGACAAAG ATTTGGGAGACGAATCAAAGCCTGTCTTCATTTGGGGAGTAAGCCGCTGCGAGGCGAACAG TTTTGGATCAAACACAACCAGGGAGCAGAAGAACCATCTGCCTTCAGGCCTGCGGATTCCCAAGTCATTGCCGTATGTTTTGCCGTGGAAGAACAGTTCGG